The Bacillus sp. NEB1478 genome contains the following window.
TGGTTTCCTCAAGTTTTTGTTTTGTAATACCCGATTGCTAACAATAGCATCGGATGAAAACATGAGCGGGAATCCAATGGTTTCAACAATTATTCGATTTCCTATTTGAGTAATCCAAGTCTAATCAAGAGGCATCGGAACAATGCCATTTTTGCTTGAATGAATTCTTACTTCAACTATTTCATGACCTACTGAAGGAATGTTGTCTCATATTGGCTTACCGATAATATCTTCTTCCGCTTTCTTGCTGACGGGTTAACATATTTCCACTTGGAGGATGTTTTAGAATGGAATTTCCATAATCGGGGGTGAACTGTACTTTTTTTCACAGCATTCTCGAGAAAAGCTAAAGGTTTGCTGGGCTAATTTAATTGCAGTTTTTCGATCTTTATCTGTCTTTGAAACTAAAATAACTTGCTCATTTTTGTAAAAAATCATACTGATAACCACTGTTGTTTTATTTGGATATTGAAAAATATCAATATCAATGATCTCACCTCCCATGATCACTCGAAAAAAACGATAATGCGGGGAACTCTTCATTTTCTTCAACCCCTTTTCTTTTTTCAAGTTATTATGTTTAATATAAAAGTTTTATAAATAAATCATAATTGACAACCGGGTAATTTGTCAATATATTCTGTCAATTTAAGTCGATTTCCTAGGAAATAAGTTGCAAATTATTTCTGTCCGACTAAAAATATAAACTTCCGACATTATCATGCAAAAAAAGGACGAGAATGAATTCGTCCTTTTTAATTTTGTTTTTTGGGTGGTTCTTGTGGCGGTGATGACTGACCGCCAGCACCAGCAGAATCTTTATCCGGCTTAACAAGCTTATTCCTTTCACCTTCAATAGATGGTTCATGTTTTACAGAAACTAGCTGAAACCCTGTCCCATATAACTGCTCTTCTAGTTTTGATTCTACTTCCCGTCCTTCATGCAGTACTCGCTCATCATATTCAAGGTTTACAGTAATAGATTTCATGTATGAATCATCTCCCTTTAATACATACTTTCCCTGCTCATTTTTTCGTAAACAAAAAAGACCAGTCACAAATGACTGATCTTTACATATATTTACGCTTCTTTTTCGACTAAATTTTGTTTTGATTCTTCAGTGGATTTAGGATCTTGAGCGCCTTCTGGCTTTCTTTTTGATACTTCGATCTTTTTCACTTGATGTCCATCTAATTCGATAACTTTAAAGTCATAGCCATCAAATGAAATGACTTCCTTTTCCTGAATCTCGGAATTCTGCGACAATATCCATCCGCCAATTGTATCTAATTCACTATCATCAATTGATAATCCATAAATCTCATTTACTTCAGGAATTAATACTTTTCCGTCAAAATGCTTAACGTTCGGACTTACAGCCTGGATCATTGGCGATTCATCTTCGTCAAACTCATCTCGTATTTCACCGACAAGTTCTTCAATAATATCTTCAATCGTAACAATTCCAGCAGTTCCTCCATATTCATCAACAAGAACGGCCATATGAAATCCTTTTTTCTGAAGTTTCAACAACGTTTCTTTTATAGGTGTATTTTCAAAAACGCTTAATGTCGGTCTGATGTAATGCTCTAATGGAAATTCTTTGCCTTTTATAAGATCAAAGAATACTTCCTTCGCATTTACCATACCTAATACATTGTCTTTATCTTCACCTACGACAGGGTAACGAGTATATTTTTCTTCGCCTATTATACTAATGTTTTCTTGCAGCGTATTATCTGCATACAAACAAACCATTTCTGTACGAGGGACCATAATCTCTTTTGCAGTTCTGTCGTCAAATTCGAATACTTTTTCTACATAACTGAACTCAGATTTGTTGATTTCACCGCTTTTATAGCTTTCACTTAAAATTAAGCGAAGCTCCTCTTCCGTATGTGCCATTTCGTGTTCGGATGCAGGTTTTAAACCAAACATTCTCACTAAAAGCTGAGCACTTCCGTTTAGGAACCAAATGAAAGGAAACATCACTCTGTAGAATCCTATCAAAAATGGAGAAAGCCATAAGCTGATTGTTTCTGCTTTTTGAATAGCAACGGTTTTTGGCGCGAGTTCACCAAGTACAACATGTAAAAAAGTAATAGCTGCAAAAGCAATCGCAAATGACAACGTATGAACGAGTGTCTCATTTAAATTCAAGCTTTCAAAAAATGGACCAAGCAGCGCTTCTACCGTAGGTTCACCAAGCCAACCTAATCCTAATGCTGTAATGGTTATTCCCAATTGGCAGGCAGAAAGTGATCCATCAAGGTTATTAATAACCTTTTGCGCGGCAATCGCACGCTTGTTTCCTTCTTCAGCCAATTGATCTATCCGTGACTTTCGGATTTTAACGATCGCAAATTCTGCGGCTACAAAAAAAGCTGTTAATAGAATTAAAAGAGCTACTGCAAGTAATTTCAGTAAGGTCAAACTGTCCAAAAAGACTCCTTATACCCCAGATGCACCGGAATATAAGTTGTCACCTCCTAAGAATTTAAATTTTATCAATTTAGAAAAGTATATCATAAAATACAAGAAGTTACTGTAAATATCACTCTGCTGATATTTACCATACCATTTATTCCAAGTTTTCCTCCACTGTACCCAAATTAACATCTTGTTTAAGTACCATTTTGTTTTCTTTATCATTATAATAATAAACTTTCATTTTGTTATCTTGTTCTGACTGTCTATCCCCGCTGTAGAGACCGAAATACCCATTGCCAAGCGGAACCAGATTCTTATGGTACGTTGGTATTCCAGTCATTTGTTCATCAATGTGATCCACTGTCACATTAGCACTTCTTCCTCCTGAGAATAAAAGTATGATGGTCATGACTACTAACGTAATACGAATTCTCCTTAGTTCATCTGCCTGATATAAATGCATAAGGTGTGCCCCTTTCTCTACTTATTTCTCATATCTCTTTGATTATGCAGCACTTCATCTAATTTATGATTCAGTTTGGCAAGTTCATTCTGTTGGTATTTTTGACGTTTAATCGTGTTAGAAACAAATCGGACAAATGAAAATATAAAAAGAATGAGCAGGAAAACGAAAATAATGGGAATAAAACTTTTCATTAGACAACAACCTCCAAAAATTAGAACTTCTCTAAAATTTTACCATAAAAAGGAATGTCTACTTCGGAAATTTATTGTATGTTTAAGACAAAAGATTATTATTGAGGAGTGATTATATGCGGAAAGTGGTTTTATTTATCGCAGCAAGTCTTGATGGTTTCATTGCAAGGGAAAACGGAGAGATTGATTGGCTGATCGAATCAGAAGGCGGTGAAGGTGATAACGGGTTTAAAGAATTCTATGACAGTATTTCAACCGTAATCATGGGCAACAGCACATATAAGCATATTCTTGTGTTATCTGAACATTTTCCTTATGCCAATAAGGAAGTGTATGTATTTACATCCAAATCCCAAGAAATAAATCCACCAGAATTTCAATATTATTCTGGAAGTGCTTCAAAACTAATTAATGAGTTACGTAAGAAAGATCAACCCGGAGACATCTGGCTAGTTGGCGGAGCTAATCTTGCTGAGACTTTCTTTAAAGAAAACCTTATCGATGAATTAATTTTAACGTACATACCTGTTGTATTGGGACGAGGAATTTCATTGTTTAATGAGCATACCCCTGAAAAATCACTCAATCTGAAATCGGTTAAAACCTTCAACCAATTTGTAACACTGCATTATGATTTCCAAAATAAATAATCCAATAGTTGGAAGTTTCATTTAAGTTACCACGGTATCCTTTTATTGAAAAAAATGCGGAAAGGATGCTATCATGGATGGATTTTGTTATTGATAATAAGTGGCTCGTTGAAACGGATCTTTTTTATCAAAATGCAAATGCTAATAATTTTACCTGGTTGTGGACTTTAATATTGGCAATGGATATTGTCGTTTCCTTATCCTACACCTTATTTCCTAAAAAGAATAAATCTCATTCTAATGCCACCTAATGTTTTGAATAACACAAACGCCCGGTTTCGCTTCTACCAGGCGTTTGTGTGTTTTATTTTTGTATTTGCTTTACTGGTTTATTTGATTTCTCCACTCTTTCATTCCCCATTAGAAATACAAAAACCGCTGATATAACAATCGGTACCAGTGCATAAGTGAATACGGTTGTGATGGATTCAGACATCGCATTGATTAATCCATTTAAGACTTCACTTGGAATATGTGCCCGCTGGCTGGCTTGGAAAACTTTTTGAGGATCAAAGTTTGCTAATCCGCCGCCCGCTCCAAGCTCTTTTAAATTTTTCATTAATTCATCAGTAAATATTCTGTTCTGTATGGAACCAAAAATGGCTACACCAAGTGTCATTCCAAGAGAGCGAAGGAAGGCATTGGTTGAGTTGGCAGAACCTCTGTACCGGAATTCCATTTTGTTGATGGAAGCTGCAGGCAATAATGAGAATGAGAACCCCATCCCAAAACCTACAATTACCATGAACAACGTTAACATCGTCCGAGACGTGTCAGGCGTCATGCCGCTTAAAAGATACATGCCAGTGAAATAAGAAATAACAGAGATAATCATCAAGTTTCGGAAACTCGTTTTTGATTGAAAAATCCCTCCGATCATACTGCCTGCTACGGATCCGAGCATCATCGGTGTCAGCACGAGTCCTGCTTGTGAAGCTGATCCGCCATAAACCGCTTGAACGAAGATTGGAATAAAGACGGCCAGTATGATAAACGTACTTCCATATAAAAATCCTAGAATCTGAGAAGTCGCAAATAATCGTTTCTTAAACATCCAAAATGAAATAATCGGTTCGGACGCTTTTTGTTCAACCGCAAAGAATACGATAAAGAACACTGTGAAAATTGTAAACAGAGAAACAATCTGTGTAGAATCCCAGGCATATGTTTTTCCGCCCAGTTCAAGAGCAAACATTAAACTAACAACAGCAATAACCAGGGTGATCGCTCCCCACCAGTCGATCTTCTGTTCACGATGTTCAAGAGTTTCCTTGTAATATCGGAAAATCAAATAAAATGAAGCTATCCCAATAGGGACATTAATGTAAAATACCCAGTGCCAACTGATGGCATCCGTAATGAAAGCACCTAGTAACGGGCCAAGCACACTGGACGTTCCAAAAACCGCTCCAAGCAGTCCTGTCATCTTCCCTCTTTTTTCAGGAGGAAAGAGATCAAATACAATCGTGAACGCAATTGGCATCAATGCCCCGCCGCCTATACCTTGTATGACTCGGAATGCAATGAGCTGCTCCATGCTTTGTGCTAATCCGCAAAGTGCGGAACCTAGTAAAAACACGATTAGTCCAAAAATGAAAAACCGTTTGCGGCCATACATATCAGAAAGTTTTCCGTAAATCGGCATCCCAGCCATAACCGCAACCATGTATGAACCAGTAACCCATACAAATTTATCAAAACCGCCGAGATCTGCAACAATTGTCCCCATCGCCGTTGCGACAATCGTATTATCCATAGCTGCCATTAGAATGCCCAGAAGCAAACCAGCGACTACTAATTTCAAATTCCCTTCCCTTTGATCCATCTCTCCATCTCCTTATGTACCTGCCAAATATTACTTAATAAGCTTAAGTATACTATGGGGACTGACCCCCAACAATTTATTTCCGTCTTTAATATTCTTTTTTCTTTCTGTGTGTTTGCTCAAGATTTTATACATATTCTTATGTATTTTACCATTCGGTCTTTAAAAACGAACAGATGATATGACGAAAAGGGCTATATCCTTTACACTAGAAACATAACAAATGAGGTGAAGAAATATGGCTGAACATGTATTTCACTTAAAAGCACATTGGCCAGGCGGCAGAAATGATACGGGTGTGATTGAAACGAAAAATTTGAGAACAAAAGTGTCGATTCCGCCTGAAATGGATGGGCCAGGGATTGGAACAAACCCTGATGAAATGCTGCTGGGAGCTGCTGCAACGTGCTATATTATTACACTCGCAGCTATGATAGAGAGAAGTAAAATAGAAACAGTGGATTTAACAATGGAATCGGAAGGAATTGTGGATGTTACGAACGGAGTAATTACGTACAAAAAAATTATTCACAAACCTGTTGTCACGATCAAACATGATACTTCCCAAAAAAATATGGCTTTACTGCAAAAACTCGCTTTAAAAGCTGAAAATTCGTGTATGATTTCACGAGCATTGAAAGGAAATGTCGAAGTGGAAGCTATTCTGTCGATAAGTATTTAGCAACATTTAGCAAAAAACGCCTCTGACACCTGTACTTTCCAAATTTACTATGTTAGCATAAAAGTTAACCAAGGAAAATATTATATTATTTGGGTTCTTAACAAGTTCCCCCATAATAGAAAGGGGACGATGTATCATGAACCAACAAGATGTGAAAACCATACTTTTGAATTTGCAAAGTAAACAATATATCGAGTCTGATATTACCCACACCTTTGGAGAAAACAACACTGCTGTTTTTTCTGTAACTTACTCTAAAAACGACGAAACCTTTGATGTCATTCTAATTGAAACAGATTCTCTTGAAAAGTTTCATGATGTTGACTCTGCAGTAAATTGTATTACTAACTTGATTCATAAATAGAGATGATTCTCATTTTCATATTTAAAGAGGTTCACCAATTCTGGTGACCTCTTTTGTTTTTAGGTCCTATATTTAATCCAATCATTATCTGAAATCCGCTTAAAATGTTTCATTTTTTTATTCATTACATAAACGATGCAGTCTCTTTCACCCTGTTGAGTCTTTACCCTGCAGGTTAATTTCTCATACAAGTTATTTTGACAACCCTCTTCATACCCTTCTAGTCGATCCAACTGTTTTAATTGTTCAGTCGTTACTTTGTAAACCTCTCCTATAACAGGATTGTCTCCTTTTTCTTGAAACAAAGCTGGGTAACCGTGGCCTGTATCATACAGTTGACCTTCAAGCTTACAATTTTCTTCAATACACTCGGCTTGATGCAAATAATGTGAGTTCGCTTCATTCTTCCGAAGTGTTCCATAAACAAAAACAAGATGATCTTCCATTGTCGAGTTTCCTCCTTCTTCTTCAATTCCTTAACCCGTATATTCATTACTTTATATACCCGATGTTCATATCCTTTTTTGATAACAACGTAAATAAAAACACTTCTCAACATCCCGTTGAAAAGTGCTCCAATTGGTCTCTATGAGTCCAGTTTATTTAACGTTAATGATATGATCATTGCGTTTTCGATCCCCTCTTACCGCATCAATAAACAAAATGACTGCTGTAAGGAGGTGCATGACCATTCCCAATCCTGGAATAAATGCCACGAGAGATGTAATCATACCTACTATGCTGCCATGGAATCTTTGTTTTTGAACTAGACACACTATAAAAGTAACTAAATGAAGAAAAAACATGAACTGAAGCGGAGCCCAGCCTGATGCTATTACAATTATTCCTCCTAAAAACGGAATACCTAGAAACGCTTCAATACCACCCGATACCCACTTCAAAAGTCTCGACACACTCATGAGACAACCTCCTCAATGATTTCTACCTAATCTTACGCATGGGGAAGTAAAAAGTTTCCTTATTCTTACTAGATCTTAAGCAAGATCGATCTTTTTGTGTTTTAATCAACGATTAACAAACTAATAATGCAGATTTCCTATTAGGAAATTATCGATCACATCTAAAAAATTCATCTTGAATCAATAATAGTCCTGCTGAGAGAAAAAATAGGCTGATTTTTTTGGGCGGAATTCATGAATTAAGTCTCATTTAAAATTATTAAGTCGGTTTGAACGATAGTTAAGTCTAATCTAAAATAATTTAGTCTTTTTACAAAATTCGACACAAATCAACTCCATCCAGAACCCACTCTTTAGACCATAATAAAAACCCCCACAGAAATGGAGGCTTTTATGTATTATTTAGATTTACTTGCTTCTTTTATAAATGTCTTGATGATGTTCATCATCTTTTCGTTTTCATGGCGCAATTCTTCTGGATGCCATTGCGTTCCAAGTAAAAATGAGCCGTCTCGATCTTCTAGCTCCAGAGCTTCAATAACTTCATCTTCCGCTTTTGCGGTTACACGCAATCCTTTTCCCACGTCTCCAATCGCCTGATGATGGAAACTGTTAACGGCAACCTCGTTTTCTCCGATAATTTCGTGAAGAAGGCTGTCCTCCTCGATCTTTACTAAATGTGAAGGCTCTGTACGAGTGCTTGATAGCTGAAAGTGATTGATGCTCTCATTAAACTCACTTTTAACATCTTGAATGATGGAGCCTCCAAAACTTACATTGATCATATGATACCCTCTGCACATGCCTAAGATCGCCTTTTTTTCTTTATGTGCAACTTGTACTAGCTCCATTTCAAAATCATCCCGACGCTTGTTTACCTGTTTCACTTCAGGATGCGGTTTGTGACCATAGGTGAGAGCACTTATATCCTCTCCACCTGTAAATATAATCCCATCACAGAGATCCACATATGTGGATGCTTCCTCAGCATCTCCCATCGGAATAACAATCGGTATTCCTCCAGCTTCTCTAACGGTTTCAGCGAATTTATTATATACGACCACAGTTGGAATCGTTTGTTCTTTATTCTCAATTGTGCTCGTTTCCATAATTGTACTCGTGAGTCCAATGACTGGTTTCTTTCCCATCATTTGGTCCCTCCTTTTTAATCCTGCTTCCTCATATTTATCCTTTTAAGCAACTTTTAAAACATACAGAAATATTATTCCTCTCTAACTCAAAAAAATATCCCTTGACTTCAACTAGTATTTACCAGACAAACCTCCACATTCATAAAAAAACAAAAAAAATACCCCATTTATTGAATGGGGTTGTAATGCCTTACTGATGTATACACCAGTTCAATGTCACCATTGTCTTTAATACATTTTACTGTATAGGTTTTTTCCAAACCTTGTTCTGTATTATGAAATGTTATTCGGTCGCCTTCTGAAAAATCAAATGTACCAGTGTCCCATAATTTCTCCTCGTCTGTTTTGCTCATAAACCCATCACCCCAATTATTTTCCGAATGTCCGTTCTCTTTAATATGCAATAATTCATTTTTTCCCTTATGAAGAAAAAAGTAATCCAGAAAAACTCAAAATAAGTCTTTTGAAGCGTTTTTGGCATTTCGATATTGAGAATCCAGTATCCGGTTTCTTTATACCAGGCAAGAAAATCCGGCATAATAACAGGTCAGTTTTGTTGGTGGTTTCAATAGAAAACTTTTTCACTATCCGATTAGTCGAGAATTGATGGACACCTCTTGTGATTAGAGATTTCGAAAATAATGACGAAATGTGTATGGGTGCCTTACACACATATAGTTCTACACTTATAATAAATACCCTCTTACATATTTAATTTCGTTAATTATTATGAATTAGATTTATATTTTAACCTTTCGCATCCTTCATGTTCCGTTACTTTGTTCCTTTTGCGTCTTAATACATGAAAGAGTCCTCTATATGTTTAGAGGACTCTTTTCGTTAGAAGGCAGATTTGTTTTTAGAAGTGTTAAATTGATTCTTTAAATAGTTGATCAAAACATCTTTGATCATGATATCTTTGCCAAGTTCAATTAATTCATTACCTACTACACTTTGATAACCGCATACTTCTTCGTATAAGAAAGGAGTTCCCGTACCGATTGTATAAGTTTTACTTAAATCGATAAGTTCGCCGTTTACGAGAATATTAGAAATCTCATCATCATGGCCAACCCAGCTTACACCTGAAAATTGAATCTTGCCAAAAGGTATCCCATGCGGACGGAACCCGTTTCCATAAACCTTTTTACTCGCAATTTCATTGTTGTATGATTCTTTAATCAGCCCTGCAAGCTGCATTCCTGTTATTGTCATAACCACTGGAGTATGCATGCTTTTACAGATGTTCAGAAGTGTCCCTTTCGTCACCTCGCCCTTCTTCAAACCTTCAGCCATTCCTCCGCCATACATGATACCGACGTCTGTTTCCCAATACTCTTTCAAACTATCGGCACACATTTTTACGAGTTGCTCATGCGAGATGTCGTTATCTGTCTGATAAATAATTTCTGACAGAAATGTTTCTGCCTCACGACGTCCCTTTTCCATTACTTCAAATAAGTCAGGATCCATTTCGTCTTCTAGCGTAATCTCCGTTAAATGACCGCAATGTTCTACTACTTTTTTGTCATTAACATCTACCGTTAGTTTTAATTCACCAACATACTGTCCATAACATCCTGCTTGAGCAATAATGACATCTGAAACCACTTCTGGTTTCTTTAATACAGTATGGGAGTGTGCCCCTATGATTACATCGATTTGGCCGGACAGCAGGGGAGCAAGTTTTAAATCTGCTTCGTATCCCAAATGTGAAAGGAAAATGATGAGGTTCGCTCCATTTTCTTTTAATGAAGCAACACCAGCTTGAATAGCTGTCAACGTATCACGATTTCGAAAACCATGCTTTATTTCGTATATATCCTCAAATTGATCTGTAGCGCTAAACAAACCAATCTTTAGATGCTCGCCTTTTTCGATTATCAGTGTTTCTTTTATTCCACCGATTGTTGAACCGTCTGCTTCTTCCAGATTCAATAAAAGCCAAGGCACTTCCGAGTCCAGACTTAACTGCTTGATTTTTTCCTTTGGCAGCCGCAATAGCTCATTATTACCGACACCCATCGCTTCATACTCTGAAGCAACGAGCATTTCGAGATGAATGTAGCCTTCAGTTGCTAAACACTCATTCATGCTCATATCTAAATGGTCTCCGCCATCTACTAATAAAACGCTCTCATTTTTAGCATGAAGCTCTTTCTTTCTCTTTTTCATATAAGCAGCTTGTCTCAGCGCAAAATCATAATGTCCATGCAAATCATTTGTGTGAAGAATCGTAATCGTTTCTTTCATGTTATCCTCCATTTTAGCAGTTACAGATCATAACGATGTTTCCATCAGGATCTTCTATATTGAACCAAGCGACTTCACCATGCCATTCTATTTCACGAGTAATTTTTACGTTTTTATTTTTAATGTCGTTATACGCAGCATCAATATCAGGTGCGTATAGATTAAACATCGGACCTGATCCCGGAGCGCGATGGAAGGAAGGATCAAACGTATGATCATCGAGTGAAAGTCCCGTTTGGCCTGTAACAGGAATGTTATGAACCGGCGAATTCACAGTTTCTAAATCAATCGTTATCCCTAAAATCTTTGCATACCATTCTACAGATTTTTTCAGATCAGATACGTGGACAAAAACATTATTAATATGACTTTGAACAGGTGCAATACTCGTTACTTTTTCACTCATACAAAATTCCTCCTGAGAATAAAAATTCATTCATCGTATGTTTTTCGAAATCCGTAAAATGGTCTAAACTTCTGGGATTCGTAGAAAGTATGCGAGGTGGTCGATGCCAGCATTTCCATTCTTGTTTTTGGAAATAAGTCATGCACATGCTTTAAAAGTTTGGTCCCAATTCCATGTCCACGGTATTCTTTTGAGATCAGCATCTCGCAAATGTATGTCGTTACTGTTCCATCAGTTAAGCCTCGTACGTATCCAATTACTAACTTCTCCTTATTCATTACAACAAAAGTGATATTAGAATTTTTCCAGGCCTGATGCGTTTCCTCATTACGTTCTGCGAGCTGTGACCATCCTTCTTGCTGGCTTAACTTTTGGATATCCTGAAAATAGTTTTCTTTGTATGGCATGATCTGAAAAAATTGCATGGATCAAACTCCTAATCTGCTATAACAGTCCTTTTACGTTCTGTACTCCCTTTTCCACTTCTAAAAGGGGATTCCCTTCAAAATGCTCTTGTTCGATGACAACATATTCCACTTTTTGTTCATCTGCTAGATTTAAAAATCCTTTTATATCAAGAACTCCTTCACCCGCAATTGTGGTAGATTTCTCATCACCTTTTTGTTTCATGTCTTTAATGTGGAATGACACACACCGGTTTTTATACGCTTTCAAAAGTTCAGCTGGTTCTAATCCCGCATATTTTGCCCAATATGTATCCAACTCCATTTTTACAAGCTCAGGGTCTGTTTCTGTGAATATCAACTCAAAAGGCATCTTATTTTCTAGTGTGTAAAATTCAAAATCGTGGTTGTGGTAAGCAACCTTAATTCCAAACTCCTTGCTGCGGAATCCGGCTTCATTCAAAATATCTGCTGCACGTTTATAATCGTCCAATGATTTTCGCTGTTCTTCTGTAAGGTAAGGCATGATCATCAAGTCGTTCTCTAAAACGAGCTGGTCGTCCATTTGCCTTTTAAAGGCTTCTCCTAAAAATTGATCGAAAGGAATATGTGCACCAGCCGCGGTTAATCCTGTAGAATCTAATACTTTTTTTACTTCTTTTGCAGAAATTCCAAATAAACCAGCAAATTGTACACTGTCATATCCCATGTTCCTAACGTTCTCTAATGTGTCTAAAAAGTTTTGTTCAGCCTCTGAATGAATGGAGTATAGCTGCAGTCCGATTTTAAGCATGTTACCCTCTCCTTTTTGGTTAGATAGCTTTGTTCATATTAATTGAAGCCTGGTTATAACCCATTTTTTTATAGAGCTCTATCGCATTCAAGTTCGTTCCAAAAACATGAAGTCCAAGGTAATCGGCACCTAATTTTTTCGATT
Protein-coding sequences here:
- a CDS encoding OsmC family protein, translated to MAEHVFHLKAHWPGGRNDTGVIETKNLRTKVSIPPEMDGPGIGTNPDEMLLGAAATCYIITLAAMIERSKIETVDLTMESEGIVDVTNGVITYKKIIHKPVVTIKHDTSQKNMALLQKLALKAENSCMISRALKGNVEVEAILSISI
- a CDS encoding hemolysin family protein, with translation MTLLKLLAVALLILLTAFFVAAEFAIVKIRKSRIDQLAEEGNKRAIAAQKVINNLDGSLSACQLGITITALGLGWLGEPTVEALLGPFFESLNLNETLVHTLSFAIAFAAITFLHVVLGELAPKTVAIQKAETISLWLSPFLIGFYRVMFPFIWFLNGSAQLLVRMFGLKPASEHEMAHTEEELRLILSESYKSGEINKSEFSYVEKVFEFDDRTAKEIMVPRTEMVCLYADNTLQENISIIGEEKYTRYPVVGEDKDNVLGMVNAKEVFFDLIKGKEFPLEHYIRPTLSVFENTPIKETLLKLQKKGFHMAVLVDEYGGTAGIVTIEDIIEELVGEIRDEFDEDESPMIQAVSPNVKHFDGKVLIPEVNEIYGLSIDDSELDTIGGWILSQNSEIQEKEVISFDGYDFKVIELDGHQVKKIEVSKRKPEGAQDPKSTEESKQNLVEKEA
- a CDS encoding MDR family MFS transporter, which translates into the protein MDQREGNLKLVVAGLLLGILMAAMDNTIVATAMGTIVADLGGFDKFVWVTGSYMVAVMAGMPIYGKLSDMYGRKRFFIFGLIVFLLGSALCGLAQSMEQLIAFRVIQGIGGGALMPIAFTIVFDLFPPEKRGKMTGLLGAVFGTSSVLGPLLGAFITDAISWHWVFYINVPIGIASFYLIFRYYKETLEHREQKIDWWGAITLVIAVVSLMFALELGGKTYAWDSTQIVSLFTIFTVFFIVFFAVEQKASEPIISFWMFKKRLFATSQILGFLYGSTFIILAVFIPIFVQAVYGGSASQAGLVLTPMMLGSVAGSMIGGIFQSKTSFRNLMIISVISYFTGMYLLSGMTPDTSRTMLTLFMVIVGFGMGFSFSLLPAASINKMEFRYRGSANSTNAFLRSLGMTLGVAIFGSIQNRIFTDELMKNLKELGAGGGLANFDPQKVFQASQRAHIPSEVLNGLINAMSESITTVFTYALVPIVISAVFVFLMGNERVEKSNKPVKQIQK
- a CDS encoding gamma-glutamyl-gamma-aminobutyrate hydrolase family protein, whose protein sequence is MMGKKPVIGLTSTIMETSTIENKEQTIPTVVVYNKFAETVREAGGIPIVIPMGDAEEASTYVDLCDGIIFTGGEDISALTYGHKPHPEVKQVNKRRDDFEMELVQVAHKEKKAILGMCRGYHMINVSFGGSIIQDVKSEFNESINHFQLSSTRTEPSHLVKIEEDSLLHEIIGENEVAVNSFHHQAIGDVGKGLRVTAKAEDEVIEALELEDRDGSFLLGTQWHPEELRHENEKMMNIIKTFIKEASKSK
- a CDS encoding GNAT family N-acetyltransferase; its protein translation is MQFFQIMPYKENYFQDIQKLSQQEGWSQLAERNEETHQAWKNSNITFVVMNKEKLVIGYVRGLTDGTVTTYICEMLISKEYRGHGIGTKLLKHVHDLFPKTRMEMLASTTSHTFYESQKFRPFYGFRKTYDE
- a CDS encoding DUF4083 family protein, producing the protein MKSFIPIIFVFLLILFIFSFVRFVSNTIKRQKYQQNELAKLNHKLDEVLHNQRDMRNK
- a CDS encoding dihydrofolate reductase family protein, whose translation is MRKVVLFIAASLDGFIARENGEIDWLIESEGGEGDNGFKEFYDSISTVIMGNSTYKHILVLSEHFPYANKEVYVFTSKSQEINPPEFQYYSGSASKLINELRKKDQPGDIWLVGGANLAETFFKENLIDELILTYIPVVLGRGISLFNEHTPEKSLNLKSVKTFNQFVTLHYDFQNK
- a CDS encoding VOC family protein produces the protein MSEKVTSIAPVQSHINNVFVHVSDLKKSVEWYAKILGITIDLETVNSPVHNIPVTGQTGLSLDDHTFDPSFHRAPGSGPMFNLYAPDIDAAYNDIKNKNVKITREIEWHGEVAWFNIEDPDGNIVMICNC
- a CDS encoding gamma-glutamylcyclotransferase, with product MEDHLVFVYGTLRKNEANSHYLHQAECIEENCKLEGQLYDTGHGYPALFQEKGDNPVIGEVYKVTTEQLKQLDRLEGYEEGCQNNLYEKLTCRVKTQQGERDCIVYVMNKKMKHFKRISDNDWIKYRT
- a CDS encoding 5'-nucleotidase C-terminal domain-containing protein encodes the protein MKETITILHTNDLHGHYDFALRQAAYMKKRKKELHAKNESVLLVDGGDHLDMSMNECLATEGYIHLEMLVASEYEAMGVGNNELLRLPKEKIKQLSLDSEVPWLLLNLEEADGSTIGGIKETLIIEKGEHLKIGLFSATDQFEDIYEIKHGFRNRDTLTAIQAGVASLKENGANLIIFLSHLGYEADLKLAPLLSGQIDVIIGAHSHTVLKKPEVVSDVIIAQAGCYGQYVGELKLTVDVNDKKVVEHCGHLTEITLEDEMDPDLFEVMEKGRREAETFLSEIIYQTDNDISHEQLVKMCADSLKEYWETDVGIMYGGGMAEGLKKGEVTKGTLLNICKSMHTPVVMTITGMQLAGLIKESYNNEIASKKVYGNGFRPHGIPFGKIQFSGVSWVGHDDEISNILVNGELIDLSKTYTIGTGTPFLYEEVCGYQSVVGNELIELGKDIMIKDVLINYLKNQFNTSKNKSAF